A section of the Rattus norvegicus strain BN/NHsdMcwi chromosome 15, GRCr8, whole genome shotgun sequence genome encodes:
- the Wbp4 gene encoding WW domain-binding protein 4 isoform X2, whose translation MHLQEHRPTRVLNFMKEERTTRKMWPGRSARYPWRFLLFPGNGGLFSHSCLHLCLTQIKQKSLDKAKEEEKASKEFAAMEAAALKAYQEDLKRLGLQSDISEPTISPVTNTVQPTPTANQQKEKKKKKKKKEASKGRWVEGVTADGHCYYYDLVTGASQWEKPEGFQGNLKKTAAKAIWVEGLSEDGYTYYYNTETGVRTVKSYLTP comes from the exons ATGCACTTACAGGAGCATAGACCCACAAG aGTGTTGAATTTCATGAAAGAGGAAAGAACCACAAGGAAAATGTGGCCAGGAAGATCAGCGAGGTACCCCTGGCgctttcttctctttccaggCAATGGTGGTCTCTTCTCTCACTCTTGCCTTCACCTGTGTCTTACACAGATTAAACAGAAAAGCCTGGATAaggcaaaggaagaagaaaaggcatCCAAGGAGTTTGCTGCCATGGAGGCGGCTGCCCTGAAGGCATACCAAGAGGATCTGAAAAGGCTTGGCTTGCAGTCAG ACATTTCAGAGCCAACTATATCACCAGTCACCAACACTGTCCAGCCCACCCCTACAGCAAAtcaacagaaagagaagaaaaagaagaagaaaaagaaagaggcttCTAAGGGTAGATGGGTGGAAGGCGTAACAGCCGACGGCCACTGTTACTATTATGATCTCGTCACAGGAG CATCTCAGTGGGAAAAGCCAGAAGGATTTCAAGGGAACTTAAAAAAG ACAGCAGCGAAGGCCATTTGGGTAGAAGGTTTAAGTGAAGATGGCTACACCTATTACTATAATACAGAAACAGGAG
- the Wbp4 gene encoding WW domain-binding protein 4 isoform X3, whose protein sequence is MHLQEHRPTRVLNFMKEERTTRKMWPGRSARYPWRFLLFPGNGGLFSHSCLHLCLTQIKQKSLDKAKEEEKASKEFAAMEAAALKAYQEDLKRLGLQSDISEPTISPVTNTVQPTPTANQQKEKKKKKKKKEASKGRWVEGVTADGHCYYYDLVTGASQWEKPEGFQGNLKKTAAKAIWVEGLSEDGYTYYYNTETGVIKMC, encoded by the exons ATGCACTTACAGGAGCATAGACCCACAAG aGTGTTGAATTTCATGAAAGAGGAAAGAACCACAAGGAAAATGTGGCCAGGAAGATCAGCGAGGTACCCCTGGCgctttcttctctttccaggCAATGGTGGTCTCTTCTCTCACTCTTGCCTTCACCTGTGTCTTACACAGATTAAACAGAAAAGCCTGGATAaggcaaaggaagaagaaaaggcatCCAAGGAGTTTGCTGCCATGGAGGCGGCTGCCCTGAAGGCATACCAAGAGGATCTGAAAAGGCTTGGCTTGCAGTCAG ACATTTCAGAGCCAACTATATCACCAGTCACCAACACTGTCCAGCCCACCCCTACAGCAAAtcaacagaaagagaagaaaaagaagaagaaaaagaaagaggcttCTAAGGGTAGATGGGTGGAAGGCGTAACAGCCGACGGCCACTGTTACTATTATGATCTCGTCACAGGAG CATCTCAGTGGGAAAAGCCAGAAGGATTTCAAGGGAACTTAAAAAAG ACAGCAGCGAAGGCCATTTGGGTAGAAGGTTTAAGTGAAGATGGCTACACCTATTACTATAATACAGAAACAGGAG
- the Wbp4 gene encoding WW domain-binding protein 4 isoform X4: MADYWKSQPKKFCDYCKCWIADNRPSVEFHERGKNHKENVARKISEIKQKSLDKAKEEEKASKEFAAMEAAALKAYQEDLKRLGLQSDISEPTISPVTNTVQPTPTANQQKEKKKKKKKKEASKGRWVEGVTADGHCYYYDLVTGASQWEKPEGFQGNLKKTAAKAIWVEGLSEDGYTYYYNTETGVRTVKSYLTP, from the exons AT ggCCGACTACTGGAAGTCACAACCGAAGAAATTCTGTGATTACTGCAAGTGCTGGATAGCCGACAATAGGCCT aGTGTTGAATTTCATGAAAGAGGAAAGAACCACAAGGAAAATGTGGCCAGGAAGATCAGCGAG ATTAAACAGAAAAGCCTGGATAaggcaaaggaagaagaaaaggcatCCAAGGAGTTTGCTGCCATGGAGGCGGCTGCCCTGAAGGCATACCAAGAGGATCTGAAAAGGCTTGGCTTGCAGTCAG ACATTTCAGAGCCAACTATATCACCAGTCACCAACACTGTCCAGCCCACCCCTACAGCAAAtcaacagaaagagaagaaaaagaagaagaaaaagaaagaggcttCTAAGGGTAGATGGGTGGAAGGCGTAACAGCCGACGGCCACTGTTACTATTATGATCTCGTCACAGGAG CATCTCAGTGGGAAAAGCCAGAAGGATTTCAAGGGAACTTAAAAAAG ACAGCAGCGAAGGCCATTTGGGTAGAAGGTTTAAGTGAAGATGGCTACACCTATTACTATAATACAGAAACAGGAG
- the Wbp4 gene encoding WW domain-binding protein 4 isoform X5, translating into MHLQEHRPTRVLNFMKEERTTRKMWPGRSARYPWRFLLFPGNGGLFSHSCLHLCLTQIKQKSLDKAKEEEKASKEFAAMEAAALKAYQEDLKRLGLQSDISEPTISPVTNTVQPTPTANQQKEKKKKKKKKEASKGRWVEGVTADGHCYYYDLVTGVGKVPTSLPDNLTSVPRTHKHLSGKSQKDFKGT; encoded by the exons ATGCACTTACAGGAGCATAGACCCACAAG aGTGTTGAATTTCATGAAAGAGGAAAGAACCACAAGGAAAATGTGGCCAGGAAGATCAGCGAGGTACCCCTGGCgctttcttctctttccaggCAATGGTGGTCTCTTCTCTCACTCTTGCCTTCACCTGTGTCTTACACAGATTAAACAGAAAAGCCTGGATAaggcaaaggaagaagaaaaggcatCCAAGGAGTTTGCTGCCATGGAGGCGGCTGCCCTGAAGGCATACCAAGAGGATCTGAAAAGGCTTGGCTTGCAGTCAG ACATTTCAGAGCCAACTATATCACCAGTCACCAACACTGTCCAGCCCACCCCTACAGCAAAtcaacagaaagagaagaaaaagaagaagaaaaagaaagaggcttCTAAGGGTAGATGGGTGGAAGGCGTAACAGCCGACGGCCACTGTTACTATTATGATCTCGTCACAGGAG TGGGAAAAGTACCTACCTCCTTGCCTGACAACCTgacttcagtccccagaacccacaag CATCTCAGTGGGAAAAGCCAGAAGGATTTCAAGGGAACTTAA